The window GGTGAGCAGGCGGCGACAACCAGATGTGAATATTCATTCTCCCTGATCTCCCGTTCCAGATATTCTTTGCCTTCGTTGGAGCACAGAAGCTTGAAGCGCTTTACCACAAGCTCCTCATTCTGAAACGCCTCCAGAGAGGGCAAAGTATCTATTATTGCATCGATCTCAATATTATCAGCGATATTGGGACCGCACTCACAGATATAAACACCTATCTTCGCGCTCATTCTTTCACTTTCCCTTTTATTTTATTAAGCGAAAGCGCTCTTCCAACGGCGGCTTCCGCCTGTATAACAGAATTCTGCATATCCTTAGGCCCTTCCGCGCAGCCAACGACAAAAATGCCGGGCCTTGATGTCTCCACGGTGCCTACATTTTCATTTCTTGTAAGAAAAAAACCTTTGCTGTCGAGTTCTATGCCAAGAATCCCGCCAAGCTCTTCCGACTCTTTAGTCGGAACCATCGCGTTTTCTAAAATAACCATATCCACACTCAGTGATTCCGGCGCTCCGTTTCCTTCGGCTAGATTCACCTTAATTTTACCACCACTTTCCTTGATATTTACCTGTTGAGGTGAAGATTGAAAAATAAAGTTTCCACCCTCATCCTTTATCCTCTTATAGAAGTTCTGATATGTCTTTTTCGGCATGCAGAGATCAGAATATATGTTATATACCTTCGCCTCCGGGAGCTTGCTCTTTATAAAATGAGAATACTTAAACGAATCCATGCAGCATATTCCCGAGCAATAACCGAGCTCTTCTCTGCCCACACAGTTTATAATCGCAACCGATTCGGGTGATTTCTCTCCGTCACGAAGCAGCAATTGGCCGGAAGTGGGACCGTTCGAAGCGAAGAGTCTTTCAAACTCCATCGATGTGTAAACACCCGGAAACTTTCCGTAGCCCAGATTTGAAAGTTTGCCGGCGTCGAACAAGTCGAATCCGGTAGCCACAATAATAGCCTTCACATTGACCTGAACTTCGCTGTTTTTTTCCGAAAAATCAATCGCTCCAAAAACGCAAGCCTCCGCGCAGGCATTACATTCCTTTTTACCACTGATATTCAGGCAGTGATCGGGATCGATAGCGGGAACATTCGGAAGTGATCCCTCGCAGGGCACATAAATGGCTTTCTTCTCCGTGAGGTTTTCCTCCCATTCATTCTTCAGCGTAACGGGGCAGGGCTCATAACACATTCCGCAGCCGATACAGTCTGTGAGGCTTACGTATCTTGCCTTTTTATCAATCGTAACATTAAAATCCCCCGCTTCACCCTCAACATCTTTAACCTCACTTAAGGTCATTACATCGATATCGGGATTCTGAAGAATATCCTGCTGAATAGGAGCGATCATACAGGTTGAACACTCAAGATTTGGAAAACTGTCTTCATTCTTGATAGTATTCCCGCCCGTAATGGGAGATTTTTCGACAAGCAATACACTTTTACCCGCCTTCGCGAGGAGCAGGCTCGCCTCCATACCGGCTATTCCGGCTCCTATGATAAGAATTTTATCTTTATCGTTCATTTTATTAACTCTCGTTTTTCAGTCCGTCTTATCTTCTCCCATGACACGCGCTAAATATACGGATTGCCGCTTAAGGGATTAGGACCGATATTTCTGATTTTCTCAGTAAAATCATTGACAACTTCGGCATACCTGTTCCCTTCAGATGCCGATATCCAGGATAACTGAACCCTTTCCGGATCGAGCTTAAGGGTTTTCATTATATCTTTCAGCAGGGCGTACCTTCTCCTGGTATAGTAATTTCCCTTGTCGTAATGGCAGTCCCCCGGATGGCATCCTCCGATCAATATTCCGTCGGCCCCGTTGAAAAATGTCGTCAGAATCATATTAGAATCGATCCTGCTCGAACACATCACTCTGATAACCGTAAAATCAGGAGAAATCTCGAGTTTCGAGGAACCAGCCATGTCCGCGGCGGCGTAAGTGCACCAGTTACACAGATATCCAACTATCTTGGGTGTAAACTTCTCTTTTACATCGGATTTCATTCGATATTCCATTCTAATGGCAATCCATTTGCAACTCAGTTAATTACATGTTAATACTACTCGCTTAACATCATTTCAGACAGATTATCAGCTAAATCTGTATCTGCGCGGAATGTTTACCCTCTCCGTCGGTTGTACACATAAGCAGAGTTTTGCCGGTCTTTTCACACCAGGCCTTTATGTCATCGGGAAAAGATGAGCAATCCGCGACAACTTCCAGTGTATCTCCCTCTGAAAGCTGAGGCAGCATTGTGGCAACCTTCAAAATCGGTTGGGGACATTTCATTCCGAGAGCGTCGAGTTTCTTTACAGCCATTCTATCCTCCTTGTTGTTAATAATGCCTTTTTAACTGAGACGGCCGGAGCCCGCGGGATTCAATCCGCGGCCGAACCGTCACTCACTAACGATTTAAAAAGAAAACGTTAAAGTCGCGTCTTTTGATTCATTTATAAATGTTGTCGCGCCGACAACTTCTGTTCCTTCCGCCAGATCATCTTCCGTAAAGTCATGGACGTCAAATGCCAGTTCACATACCATGAGACGGCCACCAAGAGCGAGCAGACTGTCGAACATATCCTCAAGATCGGGCAATGCCTCTGCCTTCTCATTTAATTCTTTTATGGCTCCCTTCTTCATTGCGGGGGATCCTCCGGGAGTGAAGAAAATAATAACATCATCACCGCTCGCGGCGGCCGATGATCCCAAAATGAAGGGGGGATACACGTTCTTAGGTTCAGAACCATTTACCGTAATAGCAACTTTCGCCATTTTTTCCTACTCCTTTTTTTTTAGATCTATAAAATTCCGCCCATTAACTCACTGCTTCCGGCGGCGGAATCTCAACTAACTGTCCTCTTTCATCTTCAGCCCGTACTCATAACCCTTGTGAAAGGCCTTGATATTTTTATCAATAAATCTCTCGGGAACAAGACTGGGAATGGTCTTTTCCATAGCTTCAAGCGAGACAACTCCAGTTGTTGCCGTTACAAAACCGAGCATAACCACATTCGCGAATATCCGGTTGCCGAACTTCTCGGCAATTCGTGTCGCGGGAATAGCAATAACCCTCTTTTTCGTCTTTGGTTTAACGAGATCCTCATCGATTATGAGCAGGCCGTCATCTTTAACCTCAGGCTCGAACTTATCACAAGCCTCCTGAGACATTACCATAAGATAGTCCGTGCCGACAACGTACGGGTAGAGTATCTTCTCGTCCGATACAACCAGTTGTGAACTGCAGGCCCCTCCCCTGGCTTCAGGTCCGAAAGACTGGCTCATAGTGGAAAACCCGCCGTCATAGATAGAAGCCGCCTTTCCGACAATGATCCCCGATCTTATTATTCCCTGTCCGCCGAATCCCGCGAATCTGATTTCAACCATTTAAACTGACTCTCTGCTAAACATTAAAAATAAAACTATTCTACTTCTATCTTAACAAAATCATCGCCCAGCACTTTACTGTGCTGTTTGTTATATGCTTCAATAAATGAATCTCTTTGGGCGCTGTAGAAATTTCCAACGATTATTTTTTTGCTTTCTTCAATTTGCACGTTAAGAGTATCTTCATCATTTTTAACTTCTGAATGACTGTGGTAAAATTCAAGAAGATCCGGAGTCGATGTAATAACATCAATCAGCGACAGCCCCATTCTCTGTAGACCCGCGGAAATAGAATCTGTCAATTCACCGCCGTGAAGCGCCGTCCATCTGGACACGTTAACACAGCCGCATGACCTCGCCATATGCGGAATATTCAACGGTTTCTCGAACGTTGAATATGGAGAATAGGAGGAAACCGTCGCCGCGTCAACCGGGGCTTTTTCCCCCGCCACCTGCCGGTAGATATAATCATTAACGCAGATTACAACCATATCCATATTTCTTCTGCAGGAATGTACAAGGTGATTCCCGCCTAAAGTAGCTATATCTCCAATTAAAACAACCGGTTTTAATTTTGGGTTTGCGAGCTTCATTCCCGTCGCGTAGGGAATCGCCCTCCCCCTCGATGTGTGAAAGAGATCCGCACCTAAGAAATCCACAACCTCGGGGCTGTAGGCGATATCAGTAACCAGAGATATTTTCTGTCTTTCCACTCCGGCCTTATCTATAGCTTTATCAATTGCTTCTATTATCTTATCCATATTTCTTCCCGTCATTTACTATATTTTTCTTCCAGGCTTTCTCCAAAAACCGAAAGTTCCATACTTGTGGTATATTCACGAAGACCTTTATAACGTTTCTTCTCCGCGGCCGCTTCTTTTATAGCCCGGTATATATCATCAGGATCGTGCACTGAGGCTCCTCCGTGAGGAACCAGAGTAACATTTGTTTTCCCCCTGCTGCATCTATCCACTTCAAAGGCGATCTGGCCGTAATTCACCTCGGCGACAACAAAACCTTTTACACGTTCGGCCAGTTCGGTGATCTTTTCATCCGGAAAAGGCCAGACTGTTATCAGGCGCAGTATGCCGACCTTCAATCCGTCTTTCCTCGCTAGTTCGACAGCTCTATAGGCAACCCTTGAAATTATTCCGTATGAGACGACTATGATATCGGCGTCCTCAAGATTCTCTTCACCGAGTTCGATTATTTCCTCTTTGTTTTTTATTATCTTTTCAACGAGGTATCTATTTGTTGACTTTTTATCTATAACTTCCGCGCTGTCAAGATCGGGAAGTTTCTTTTTATTCAATAAAGGATGTCCATTCTCACCATGAGTCAAACCGGTTATATACATCTTATATCCGTCTCCGGCTTTTGCCATTGGGGGCACAAGTGATTTATCTCTCTTAAAGGGTTTGTAGTTTTCTTTTTTACCCTTGAAAAAGCGCCTGGGTTCTATATCTATCTCCGATGCCTCGGGTATGACGACTTTCTCTGTCATGTGCCCTATACATTCGTCGGCCATAACCATCACAGGCACGCGGTAACGCTCTGCAAGATTGAAAGCCTTTATAGTAAAATCGAACCCCTCCTGAGGAGAATCGGGCGCGAGGGCGATCACTTCATAATCTCCGTTCGAGCCCCACCTGGCCTGCATCATATCGGCCTGCCCCGTGCTGGTAGGAACTCCAGTTGACGGCCCGCCGCGCTGGACATTGATGATCACGAAAGGTGTCTCGGTAGCGGCTCCATGCCCGATATTTTCCATCATAAGAGAAAACCCGGGGCCGGAGGTAATAGTCATCGACTTCTGTCCTCCCCAGGAAGCCCCGAGCACAGAGGCAATCGAGCCAAGTTCATCTTCTATCTGAATAAAGCGGGCCCCTACCTGAGGAGCTTTTCTCGCGAAGGCCTCCGCCGCGGCGGTAGAGGGAGTAATCGGATATCCTCCCAGAAATTTACATCCCGCGGCCAGGGCTCCGTAGGCAATCGCGACATCTCCATCTATATAATACGTTCCAGTAAGTACGTCACGCGGATCTGCTTTCACTCTTCGTCCCCCTCCCCGCCTTTTCCGTGTTCTTCTTTCCAGCTTTTCAGAGACTCGCTGAAAGTCGGTCTCTCTCTGTCTATAAATTTCCCGATAATAATTTCCTCCTGATATCCAATATCGAGGTTCTCTGTCGGCTCCCCGTGCTTGATAACAGAATTATCGTAATAGAATTTCATCATATTCAGTCCGTCGCCAAGTCTGTTGATTCTCGAATAATACATCGCGCAGGGTGCTATTACTTCGACAAAGGAAAATCCGGGTTTATTCAAGGCTTCAATTATTGATTCCTTCATTCTGCGCATGTGCAGAGCCGTCCACCTCGCGACATACACAGCTCCGGCTGCTTCAACTACACGCGGAATATTTACAGGAGCTTCGAAATTTCCGAAAGGTGATGTTGTAGTATAAGCTGGGTTGGGAGTCGTGGGGGCGACCTGGCCTCCGGTCATGGCGTAAATGAAATTATTAACGCATATAACAGTTATATCTATATTTCTTCTCGCGGCATGTATCAGATGGTTCCCTCCGATAGCGGAAAGATCGCCGTCGCCGGATATAACCACTACCTTCAGTTCGGGATTACCGAGTTTTACGCCCGTCGCGTATGCTATCCCTCTCCCGTGGGTTGTATGAAACGAGTCAGTTTTGATATAGCCGGCGGCTCTTCCGGTACATCCGATACCGGAGACGACACAAAGTTCGTCCAGATCGTAATTGAGTTTCTGAACCGCTTCAGCGAACGCGCTTACGGCGTTGCCGATTCCGCATCCCGGGCACCAGATATGGGGAATCCGGTCCATACGGAGTAATTTTTCCATTGGGTGTTTTTCTTTCTTCAGACTCGATTTCATATTATTTTTTCTTCCCCCGCGCTTTCTTGATCGACTTTAGAATATCAGATGATTTACCTAGATCAAACGAACTGTGATGAACAAAAAAGTTCTCCGCTTCACCTCTGCCGCATCTTTCAACTTCAAGGGCAATCTGGCCGTAATTAATCTCGGCAACCACAAAGGCGTCTATATTCTGAGCAAGTTCGTATACCCTCTTTTCAGGAAACGGCCATACCGTGACAAGACGCAGGTGTCCGGCCTTTATACCCTCGTCCCTTGCCTGTTTTACGGCTCTCAGAGCGTCAATCGAAGCCGCGCCGTACGATACCACCACTATATCTGCGTCTTCGGTCCCGCTTTCCTCAACTTCTATTATCTGATCGGTAAACAGCCTTATTTTCTGTACAAGCCGGTGGACATTCCACTCCTGGCAAGTATCAGTCATTACCGGATAACCCCTCTCATCGTGGGTTAATCCAGTAACATGAAATCTTGTTCCCTGACCTACATCAACCATCGGAGGTATCAGGTCTTTTTCATCATACTTAAAGGGCAGATATTTATCCTTCTTACCCTTATAGTACTTTCTATCTTGAATCTCTATATCTTCAGGGTCGGGAATGTTTATCTCTCCCTTCTCTTTTCCGACAGCGGCGTCAGAGAGAATCATAACGGGAGTGCGGAATTTCTCCGAAAGATTAAAAGCCTTTACGGTAAGTTCAAACATCTCCTCGGGAGAATTCGGAGAAAGCGCGATCATTTCATAATCTCCGTGAGATCCCCATCTCGCCTGCATTACATCCCCCCCTCCCGGTGAGCACGGGAGCCCCAGAGAAGTGCCGTCCCGCTGGATATCAACAATTACGCAGGGAGTCTCAAGCATAACACCGAGGCCGATGTGTTCCATCATCTGAGACAGTCCGGGACCCGAAGTTACCGTCATCGATTTCTTCCCCGTCCACGACGCTCCGAGTACAACCGCGAGCGCTGAGATTTCATCCTCCATTTGAACAAAAACAGCATCCCCTTCCAGAGATCTAACAGTAAATCTTTTTATAATATCAAAAGCAGGCCTTATGGGATAATATCCCAGAAATCTACACCCGGCGGATAACGCGCCCTCGGCGCAGGCTTCAAAGCCGCTCAGAGTGTGCTTTCCCCTTAAAACAGATTTGTCTGCCGTCTTCATATATTAATCCTTACTTTCCTCAGTTTTTTTTACCACATAAACAGCAAATTCAGGACACAGCATCTGACAGAATCCGCAGTAGCCGCAGGCATCCGGATTTACTATCTCGGGCGGATGATATCCCTTTTCATTGTAATTATCAGAAAGTTCCAGCACATCATTGGGACAATACTCAACACAGAAACCGCACCCTTTACACCGATCCTCCCTGATAATGATCTCACCTTCGGGCCTGCCCGGTTTATCAATTCCAAATGGTTTATCTCTGTGTCTTACGCTCACAATCACACCTCACATCTAACGCATTGTGCCGAGATACTGCGTTGTCAGCTGTCTCTTTCTAACATCGGGATTGCTGTAGTCAGGCAGAAGCATTGGCGACACCCTGCCCTTTGTGTCAACGCCTTCCCGTTTAAGCTCTTTATGGTATTTATCCACATGCTCAAGTGTTAATTTCGCGTCCTTGTATTTGTTATGAGCGAAGCCGGCCGCGGCTTCGCCGGCAATCCTTCCGAAGACGGTTACATCAAGCAGAGAATTTCCCATGAGCCTGTTTTCTCCATGCACCCCTCCGCTCACTTCACCCCCCGCATATAAACCGGGTAGAGATGTCTCGCACTTGCTGTTAATTTCCAATCCGCCGTTCTGATAGTGCAGGGTCGGATAGACCAGCATGGGATCTTTTGTTATATCAATATCATACCTTTTGAACAAGATCCACTTGCCCGGAAATTCCTTTCTTACGGTTCCTTCTCCTTTGATAATATCTATCATAGGGGAATCAAGCCATACGCCGTACTTGCCGTTGGGAAGGGGTATACCCTTGCCAGCCTCTATACATTCTCTGATTATCGCGGATGCTTCCACGTCCCTCGGTTCCCGCTCATAAACGAACTGTTTCCCTTCGACGTTTACAATATTGGCTCCCGCCCCTCTGAATTTCTCTGTTATCAGCAGCCCCTCTGACTGTTCGGGAAAGACGGCGCCTGTCGGATGATACTGCACAGTGTGGAGAAATTTCAGTGAAACTCCCGCTCTGTATGCCATTATCAGACCATCGGCTGTAGCGCCATAGTGATTGGTAGTCATAAAATTCTGCATATGAAGACGGCCGGAACCCCCGGTAGCCATAATAGTAGCTTTAGCTTTTACGATTATATATTCTTCTGTTTCAAGATTATAAAGCACTGCGCCGGAGCAAATTCCCTTTTTATTAATTATCAGCTCCACGGCCGGAGAAAATTCGAGGACTTTTATATCGTCCGTATGACTTCTGGCTTCATCACGAATCGTGCGCATTATCTCAGCGCCCGTAATATCACCCGCGTAATGCATCCGTTTTCTCGAAGTACCCCCTCCGTGCATCGTCTTTAATCTTCCGTCATCGAATTTGCTGAACATGGCGCCAAGTTTCTCGAGCCACTGAATTACAAGAGGAGCTCCATTTACCAGCTCTTCGACAAGGTCGGGATCATTCGTAAAGTGACCGCCCCCCATAGCGTCAAGGTAGTGGTAATACGGAGAATCTTTCGTGTTCTTTGTCGCTGCCTGAATACCGCCCTCGGCCATCATTGTGTTGGCGTCGCCGTGCCTGAGTTTGGTCGCCAGAATTACCTTTGCCCCATTTTCTCTTGCAGTGAGCGCGGCTGAAGTTCCGGCACCCCCGCCGCCGATAACCAATACATCCGCTTCGTAATCAGGATTGGACAAATCCAGAAGCTCGGTGGAAACACGGCTCTCCGCGTGCAGAAGATCAACTATTTCATTGGATATTTTATACCCTTTGCTCGAACCTACTTTAATTTCCGATCTTCCCTCATCCTTGAAATCAGGATGATACTTCAGAATATCCTCCCTTTCTTTAAGGGATAGGGCCGGAAATTCTTCCCCTTTTTTCTTTCTTTCTACTCTTTCCGGTCTTGTTTTTTCAACCCTCTTAATCAGTTTCTTCAATTCGGGTGTATAAGGCATAATAAAATCTCCATCAGAATCCTCAAAAAATCATTTAGTGACTAAATAGTCTTTATTCTCAGGTTCCCAGTCTTCAGGTCCAAACTGAGGTTCTGTTTCCCTCTCGTTGTATACTTCCTTTAGTTTATCTACATTCATTTTCTTGAGCTTACCAAGTCCTTTTTCGAACTTCTTTTTCTTAATATTCTCAACAGCATCTTTTAAATGTCTGGCGCCGGGGACTATATATCTGCCGTAAAGCCTTCTTGTCAGTATTGCTATATTGTACTGAGCTTCTTCAGCCGGACAGCGCGCCGCGCAAAGCCCGCACATCACACAATCAAAAGAGAGCTCTGCCGCTCCCGCAATATCTCCGCGTATAGCTCTGGATATATATTCCATGACATCGATATCCATCGGGCAGCTGCGCGTGCAGGTTCCACAGCCTACACATTTATAAATTTCAGGGTAAAGAGCGGTTACAGTAGATCCGGTGGGCTCAAGTTTCTCCAGATCGTATTGAGCTCTATTCGCGGGAAAGAAGGGGATTTGCGCTATATACATATTAGGTTCAACGACAGTCTGACACGCGAGGCCTACCTCTATCCGGTAAGAATCCGGAAAGCGATATACCGTGCCGCACGCTCCGCAGATACCCCCCCGGCATCCGCAGCCTCTTACGAGCTGGTATCCGGCGTATTCAAAGGCCTTTTGAATGGTAAGAGTAGCGGGGACGTCATACTTCTTTCCCATTAGAAATATGGGAACCATATCATGTATAGGTTCAGATTGCTTTTTACTCTTATTCTTTGGAGCAGAATCTTTACTCATAACATACTTCCCGTTCTTTAAACTTCTTGTTCCTTTCCAATTAACCGTATTTTATTCAATCATACTAAACTAAACACATTATTTTCTTAATATCGCGGACATCATAGAGAAAATCTGTCTGTCTGTCCGGTTGCGCTTTGGCGCCGCTCCCGAAGGGCAGGCGGCAGCGCAGGCTCCGCAACCCTCACAAAGCACTTCTCTAACAGTTACAACACCTCTTTCTTCATCGAGCTCTCTCGCGTCATAGGGACATACGTTGACACAAATCCCGCATCCGCTGCAAAGTTCTTCTTTAACGGAAACAATCGCCGGGTCGTGCTGAAGCTTCTCTTTGGCAAATAAACTGCCGACCTTGGCCGCCGCGGCTGAAGACTGAGCTACAGTGTCTGGAATATCCTTGGGACCGTGAGCGCACCCCGCGAGGTAAAATCCGGCGTTGATACTCTCGACAGGTTTCAGCTTGGGATGAGCCTCAGCGAGCCAGCCGTCGGCATCCGCTGATATATTCAGTTTTCTGAGAAGCTCCCCCGAACCCTCTTTCTTTTCCATTGCCATTGCCACAACAACCATATCCGCTTCCATTTCGACTTTCTTTCCCGTCAGCGTGTCGACTCCGTGTATAATGATCTTATCCCCCTCTTTATACACCTTGGAAACTTTACCGCGTAAATAAAGCGCTTCCTCCTCTTCAACCGTTCTATGGTAGAATTCCTCGAATCTCTTACCGCCGGTGCGAACATCGATATAAAAAACAGTAGCCTGGCCGTCGGGCACATGATGTTTGTACAGCATGGCGTGTTTTGCTGTATACATGCAGCATATCTTTGAGCAGTACGGTTTATGATTTTCAGGGTCTCTTGATCCGCAGCACTGTATAAAAACAATATTCTTAGGCACTTTTCCGTCAGACGGCCTCAGCACTTTGCCTCCTGTAGGGCCTGACGCTGAAAGTATCCTTTCGAACTCAAGACCGTTTATTACGTCCTCATACTTCTCCCCTCCGAACTCGCCCAGGGCCTTCATTGTGTAAAGGTCATACCCCGTACAGACAGCTATTGCGCCGACCTTCTCCTCTATAATCTCTTCTTTCTGATCGAAGTCTATGGCGTTAACTTCGCAGACATCTTTACAGGCGCTGCACCTGATCGGCCACAGGCCCAGGCAGCTGTCGATATCGAGTGTGTATGTTCCGGGAATAGCCTGAGGAAAAGGAAGATAAATTGCTTTCCTGTGAGAAAGGCCCATATTGAATTCGTCAGGTACAACCTCAGGGCAGACCTCCTCGCAGTCCCCGCACATAGTGCAGGCAACTTCATCCACATAGCGGGGTTTCTTCTTTATCTTTACCGTAAAGTTCCCCACATAACCCGATATAGATTCAACCTCGTGATAGGTCATCAGTTTAATATTCGGATGCCTTGATACTTCGACCATCTTAGGTGTCATTATACACTGTGAGCAGTCCAATGTCGGAAAAGTCTCCGAGAGTTGGATCATATGGCCGCCTATGGAGGGTTCCTTCTCCACCAGTAAGACTTCGTAGCCCTGGTCGGCAATATCAAGAGCTGTCTGAATACCGCTTATTCCAGCTCCTATAACCATTGTACGCCTTGTAACATCAACTTCTATAGGTGCAAGGTCTTCATTGTCTCGAACCTTTTCAACTGCAGATTTAACAATTCTGACAGCTTTCTCTGTTGCCTCTTCTCTGTCAGTGTGGACCCAGCTTACCTGCTCGCGGATATTCGCTATTTCAACCTGAAAAGGGCCTACTCCCGCGCGTTCTGCCGCTTTCTGAAATGTAACCTCGTGAAGTGTGGGAGAACAACAGGCAATAATAACTGAATCCAGCTTCTCCTCTACAGCTTTGTCGACTATAAGCTGCTGCCCCGGATCGGAACACATATATATATAATCAGTTGAGAAAACAACACCCGGGTAGTCTTCCAATTCTTTCGCGACACGCTCGACGTCGACCATCTTAGCGATATTGACTCCACAGTGGCAAACAAAAACGCCTATTCTTTTTTTCTTTCCATTCCTGGTCATTTTTTAACCTCGGATTCATCTATTCCAAGAGCGGTGCGGGGATTGCAATAATGCTGATCAAGTCCAAGAACCTCCTCGTCAACACCCAAAGCCCACGCCAGCAGCTGAGTGAAGAAGAGAACCGGAATTTCAGGCGAATCCGGGAAATTCTCTTTGATCCTATCCTGTCTGGTATCTAAATTATAGTAGCAGAGAGGACAACTTAAGGCTAACATGTCAGCGCCGCTGAGCTTAGCAGAGCGGAGAATATTATAAGAGGCTTCCGACGCCGCGTCGGGCATCGACAGCGACAGATACGACCCGCAGCATTCCTGCTTAAAAGGAAAATCTATAACTTCACAGCCGATATTCTCAAGAAATTCTTCGAATATAGAGGGATCTTCAGGCTCGTCGATTGCCATTTTCCCCTTTGGCCTGAGCAGGCGGCAGCCGTAATAAGGAACAACTTTTATACCGCTTAGGTCCCGCTTGATAAGAGACCGGATTTTCTCGTAGCCGACCCAGTCGCGAATAAATTCCAGCAGATGAAGGACATTTACATCTCCGTTGTACTGCTTGAAATCTGTCGTTTTTTCTCCGCTGTCCCGGTCGATAGAAATATCATCTTTCAGAAAGGCGTTTATCCTCTTGTGCTTGAGGGAATCTGACATAATAGCTTCATTTGCCCGCTTTAAGACATTGAAGCAGAAAGAACATACCGTAAAAACCTTGTCCCCGCCCTCTATCTTCACCTGCCGGAGAATCCGGATGGGAGCGGTAAGACCTATTATCTTTTCTTCGT of the Candidatus Krumholzibacteriota bacterium genome contains:
- a CDS encoding hydrogenase iron-sulfur subunit, with product MKSDVKEKFTPKIVGYLCNWCTYAAADMAGSSKLEISPDFTVIRVMCSSRIDSNMILTTFFNGADGILIGGCHPGDCHYDKGNYYTRRRYALLKDIMKTLKLDPERVQLSWISASEGNRYAEVVNDFTEKIRNIGPNPLSGNPYI
- a CDS encoding 4Fe-4S binding protein, which translates into the protein MSVRHRDKPFGIDKPGRPEGEIIIREDRCKGCGFCVEYCPNDVLELSDNYNEKGYHPPEIVNPDACGYCGFCQMLCPEFAVYVVKKTEESKD
- a CDS encoding sulfurtransferase TusA family protein: MAVKKLDALGMKCPQPILKVATMLPQLSEGDTLEVVADCSSFPDDIKAWCEKTGKTLLMCTTDGEGKHSAQIQI
- a CDS encoding thiamine pyrophosphate-dependent enzyme; translation: MTGRNMDKIIEAIDKAIDKAGVERQKISLVTDIAYSPEVVDFLGADLFHTSRGRAIPYATGMKLANPKLKPVVLIGDIATLGGNHLVHSCRRNMDMVVICVNDYIYRQVAGEKAPVDAATVSSYSPYSTFEKPLNIPHMARSCGCVNVSRWTALHGGELTDSISAGLQRMGLSLIDVITSTPDLLEFYHSHSEVKNDEDTLNVQIEESKKIIVGNFYSAQRDSFIEAYNKQHSKVLGDDFVKIEVE
- a CDS encoding FAD-dependent oxidoreductase codes for the protein MNDKDKILIIGAGIAGMEASLLLAKAGKSVLLVEKSPITGGNTIKNEDSFPNLECSTCMIAPIQQDILQNPDIDVMTLSEVKDVEGEAGDFNVTIDKKARYVSLTDCIGCGMCYEPCPVTLKNEWEENLTEKKAIYVPCEGSLPNVPAIDPDHCLNISGKKECNACAEACVFGAIDFSEKNSEVQVNVKAIIVATGFDLFDAGKLSNLGYGKFPGVYTSMEFERLFASNGPTSGQLLLRDGEKSPESVAIINCVGREELGYCSGICCMDSFKYSHFIKSKLPEAKVYNIYSDLCMPKKTYQNFYKRIKDEGGNFIFQSSPQQVNIKESGGKIKVNLAEGNGAPESLSVDMVILENAMVPTKESEELGGILGIELDSKGFFLTRNENVGTVETSRPGIFVVGCAEGPKDMQNSVIQAEAAVGRALSLNKIKGKVKE
- a CDS encoding 2-oxoacid:acceptor oxidoreductase family protein, which codes for MVEIRFAGFGGQGIIRSGIIVGKAASIYDGGFSTMSQSFGPEARGGACSSQLVVSDEKILYPYVVGTDYLMVMSQEACDKFEPEVKDDGLLIIDEDLVKPKTKKRVIAIPATRIAEKFGNRIFANVVMLGFVTATTGVVSLEAMEKTIPSLVPERFIDKNIKAFHKGYEYGLKMKEDS
- a CDS encoding 2-oxoacid:ferredoxin oxidoreductase subunit beta → MKSSLKKEKHPMEKLLRMDRIPHIWCPGCGIGNAVSAFAEAVQKLNYDLDELCVVSGIGCTGRAAGYIKTDSFHTTHGRGIAYATGVKLGNPELKVVVISGDGDLSAIGGNHLIHAARRNIDITVICVNNFIYAMTGGQVAPTTPNPAYTTTSPFGNFEAPVNIPRVVEAAGAVYVARWTALHMRRMKESIIEALNKPGFSFVEVIAPCAMYYSRINRLGDGLNMMKFYYDNSVIKHGEPTENLDIGYQEEIIIGKFIDRERPTFSESLKSWKEEHGKGGEGDEE
- a CDS encoding 2-oxoacid:acceptor oxidoreductase subunit alpha; this translates as MKTADKSVLRGKHTLSGFEACAEGALSAGCRFLGYYPIRPAFDIIKRFTVRSLEGDAVFVQMEDEISALAVVLGASWTGKKSMTVTSGPGLSQMMEHIGLGVMLETPCVIVDIQRDGTSLGLPCSPGGGDVMQARWGSHGDYEMIALSPNSPEEMFELTVKAFNLSEKFRTPVMILSDAAVGKEKGEINIPDPEDIEIQDRKYYKGKKDKYLPFKYDEKDLIPPMVDVGQGTRFHVTGLTHDERGYPVMTDTCQEWNVHRLVQKIRLFTDQIIEVEESGTEDADIVVVSYGAASIDALRAVKQARDEGIKAGHLRLVTVWPFPEKRVYELAQNIDAFVVAEINYGQIALEVERCGRGEAENFFVHHSSFDLGKSSDILKSIKKARGKKK
- a CDS encoding 2-oxoacid:acceptor oxidoreductase subunit alpha — translated: MKADPRDVLTGTYYIDGDVAIAYGALAAGCKFLGGYPITPSTAAAEAFARKAPQVGARFIQIEDELGSIASVLGASWGGQKSMTITSGPGFSLMMENIGHGAATETPFVIINVQRGGPSTGVPTSTGQADMMQARWGSNGDYEVIALAPDSPQEGFDFTIKAFNLAERYRVPVMVMADECIGHMTEKVVIPEASEIDIEPRRFFKGKKENYKPFKRDKSLVPPMAKAGDGYKMYITGLTHGENGHPLLNKKKLPDLDSAEVIDKKSTNRYLVEKIIKNKEEIIELGEENLEDADIIVVSYGIISRVAYRAVELARKDGLKVGILRLITVWPFPDEKITELAERVKGFVVAEVNYGQIAFEVDRCSRGKTNVTLVPHGGASVHDPDDIYRAIKEAAAEKKRYKGLREYTTSMELSVFGESLEEKYSK
- a CDS encoding DsrE/DsrF/DrsH-like family protein; the encoded protein is MAKVAITVNGSEPKNVYPPFILGSSAAASGDDVIIFFTPGGSPAMKKGAIKELNEKAEALPDLEDMFDSLLALGGRLMVCELAFDVHDFTEDDLAEGTEVVGATTFINESKDATLTFSF